In Paenibacillus dendritiformis, the DNA window ATCGGTTCCGGGTCCTTGAAGCCGCAGACGGCCGGGAAGCCTGGGAGCTCATGCGGGCGCATCCCGTGGATCTGGCGATTCTCGACATCATGATGCCTTATATCGACGGCTTCGAGCTGATTGGGAAAATACGGGCGGAGTACAACATTCCGGTTATCGTTCTCTCCGCCAAAAACCGGGAAATCGATAAAGTGAAGGGGCTGTCGCTCGGGGCCGATGACTTTATCTCGAAGCCGTTCAGCCCGATCGAGGCGATGGCGCGGATTCATGCGCACATCCGCCGATCTTACGAATTAAATGACGCCTTGGCGCACCGCGGAACAGCGCAAACCGTGCTCGGTCCGCTGGCGCTGGATCATAACGAGTGCGTCCTGTACAAGCGCGGCGACGAGATTCCGCTCGGCCCGCTTGAATATAAATTGTTGAAGCTGTTCATGGAATCGCCGGGGCGCATTTTTACGAAAAAGCAATTGTTCGAATCGGTATGGGGAGAAGTCTATATGGAGGACGACAATGCCGTTATGGTGCAGATTAGCAGACTGCGGGACAAAATCGAGGATCAGCCCCGAAGCCCCGAATATATCGTCACAATCAAAGGCTTGGGCTATAAATTGAACAAAAAGGAATTCATCCAGTGAGAAAGAACAAAATTTATAACGCGCTCATCCGCAATTATACGATTTTTTCGTTAATATTGGGCATTATCTTCTGTTGTGTCTATCTGTACTTGTACGTACAGAGCAATGACATCAAGAGTGACACGGTTCAGAAGGTTCAAGCGGGCGTATTGGCACGGCCTGATTACACGGCGATTGAATCCGATGAAGTGGAATCCTTCGGCGGCTGGATCGAGGTGCTGGACGAAAATCTGAAGGTCGTATATACGAAGGGGACGGTTCATGGAGAAGCGCGTCAATATACAGAAAAGCAATTGATTGAACTGATGTATGACGATGCGTCTTCCTCCGAGCCGGTATACCGTTCGCTTGCTCCCTTTACGACGGGGGAAGGCAAGCCCTATCATCTGCTGGTCCAAATACCGGAGAAATACTTGACGCAGAAAATCGCCTTCGTCCACGCAACGCCGAAGCAAAGGGAGCAATTTATCCGGCTGATCGCGCAGGGGCTGTGCATTTTCCTGGCTGTCTTCGTGGTGAATGTCTGGCTGTACAGCCGCTGGACCGCCCGCAAAATTACCAATCCGCTCATCGCCATCGCGGATGGCATCCGCCATGTGACGGACAGCCGCTATGAGAAGCGTATCGAATTGAAAGCGTACGATGAGTTGATGCGGATTCAGGCCGATTTCAATCGAATGGCCGCGCGGCTGGAACGGACGGAGCGGGATAAACGCCAACTGGAGGAGAGCCGGCAGCGCATGCTGCTCGATATCTCCCACGATCTGAAGACTCCGATCACGACGATTCAAGGCTATGCCGAAGCTCTTCGCTTCGGAATTGTCGAGGATAAGGACAGCCAGAGGAAGTATCTTCAATGGATTCATGATAAATCGCTCCTGCTTGGGGAATTGGTCCAGACCTTCTTCGAGCTGGCCAAGCTGGAAAGTCCCGATTATCCGATGAAGGAACAGCGGGGGGACCTGGCGGAATGTGTCCGCACGCTGGCCGCGCAATTGTATGATTCATCGAGCAGAAGCAGTTCGCGCTCGACTTGGATATTCCCGAGCGCAAGGTGGAATGCATGTATGATGCGACGCTGCTGTATCGGGCGCTCTCCAATATTCTGATGAACGCCTTGCGTCACAACCCGCCCGGCACAACGGTGCGGATTGCCTTGCGGGAGGAAGCGAACCAGGCGGTCATTCTGATAGAAGATAACGGCGTCGGCATCCCGGAGCCGCTTCAAGACCATATATTCGAACCGTTCACGCGCGGAGATCGGGCTCGCCGAAGCGACGGCGGGGCCGGTCTGGGCTTGTCCATTGCCAAGCAGATCATCGACAAGCATGGAGGAGCGATTCACCTTGACCGGTTCGAGGGGTGGACTCGCTTTTGGATTACGATGCCTGCGACGTAAGAGCCCGCATGCGGAGTCTTTGTGGACAATCCAAAAGAGCGGTTGGTTCGCCTGCGCAAATGCCGAAGATAAGCAACCCCTTGAGCCCTTTTGCGGCTTCCCATTCTTGCAGTGCCTGCTCCGACTGACGGGGCATGGCGTCATGCACCAAATTATCGAAGGCCCCGGCACCGACAACGTTCCCGCTGCAAAGGGGCCATCACTTCCTCGAATTCATCGTCAGTCAAATAGAGGGAGCATTGGCGGCAAGCAATGGGTGAGATGCGCGGCATGCGGAACCGATGCCGGAAAAACAGTTGAAACTCCATTATGATCGAACGGTAAGCGAGCCCGGGGCCGTTACATGGAATCAATATGGATCAGAACATAGAGACAGGAGTGGCAAAAGCTTGGGCTTTCAGATGGATGACGAGATGATTCGGTTGCTATGCGGCCGGTTCTCCTATGAGGACGGGGAAGTCTTGTTCCAATCGCATAAAGTGAGGATAGCAAGGGAGAAAGAATCGGATACGCCGCGTTACGAGGCATCGATCGAAGAAGACGATCGCATCTTTCATGTTTCCGTTGAGTTCCCGCATGGTGAGGAGATGAAGGCCGTATGCACTTGCCCGGTCTTTCATCCCGAGGACCAATACTGCAAACATATTGCCGCTGCGCTGATGGCTCTTCGCGATGGACATGCTTCGGGTCAGGAGCAGGAACAGGATGGCGGGCAGGATGGAGCGGAGGATGCGGGAGAGCGGATTTTGAAGCTGTTCGGGGAGAAGCCGCGCCGTCCAAGCGAAGCCCGCCCCCTATTCGATGCGAGAGAGGCGCTTGATGTTGAATTTATGTGCAAGCCCGTGCCTTGCAGGGATGAGAAGTACCGGTTCGGGATCGAACTGAGAATCGGCCCGTCCCGCTTATACAAGGTTCAGCATGTGGAGGAATTGCTTCGGCGAATCGAGCACCGGGAAGCGTGCAGGGTGTCCAGATATTTTACGTACGATCCGGAGCTCCACAGCTTCCGTCAAGAAAATAACGCCATCCTCCAGCTTCTGATCCGGATGCTCGACAGCGATATGAGGTATACGGAGGCGGCGCATGATTCCGAACGGCAGCTGCTGATTCATTCCTCCGTGTGGGAAGAGCTTCTTCCTCTGCTCATTGCGGCCCCAGCGGTTAAGATGATGCAGGGCGGCAGCGGCTTCGACGGGGTCGTCGTCGCGGAAGGGCCGCTCCCGCTCGTGTTCGGCTTCGATCAGTCGCCGGCGAAGGAGCAAGGGTACCAACTGGATATAGCAGGTCTGGAACGGGTGGTACCGATGACGGCATATGGATGCGCGCTGTCCGAGGGGAAGCTGTGGAACCTGCCGCAGGAGCAGCTCAAGCGTCTCGCCGATCTGCAGCGGATCGTCGAAGCAACCCGCAGCAGCCGGATTTCGATCAAGCCGGAGCATGCGGAGCCGTTTATGGAGAAGGTGATCCCGGGTCTGATGAAGCTGGGTCAAGTCCGCATCAGCCAGTCCGTCTCCGATCAGATGGTGCGGACGCCGCTTGTCGCCAAGCTGTACCTCGATCGGGTCAAGGATCGGCTCCTGGCCGGGCTGGAGTTCCATTACGGAACGATGGTCATCAATCCGCTGGAGGGCAGAGAGCAGACGGGCGGCGAGGGCCGGATTCTGCTCCGGGACGGCGAGAAGGAGCGGCGAATTCTGGAGCTGCTGGAGCGCAATTCCTTCGTGAAGACGGAGGGAGGTTTGTTTCTGGCCGATGAAGAGCAGGAGTTCGATTTCCTCTATCAGGTGCTTCCTGAACTGGAGAAGCTTGTCCACGTATTCGCGACCACGGCGGTAAAGCTGAGGCTGCATCCCGGTCCAGTTCGCCCGGCCGTAAAGGTAGATGTCGACGAGCGCACCGATTGGCTGGAGTTCCAATTCGAGATGGACGGGATTCCGGAAGCGGAGATCCGCCGCATTATCCAGTCTCTCGGAGAAAAACGAAAATACCACCGGCTTCCCATGGCGCGCTGCTGCCGCTCGATCGCGCCGAGCTCCAGGAAATCATCGCCTTCTTCAATGACATGGGGATACGGCAGGAGCATATCCAAGGGACGAGGTTCCGGCTGCCGGCAGTGCGCGGACTTCAATGGGCCGATACGGTGCACACCGGACAGGCGGTCCGTCTCGGCAAAGGGTTCCGCAAGCTGTTGGAGCATATGCGGAATCCCGACCATCTCGAATTCCCCATCCCCCTTTCGCTCGCACCGATTTTGCGCGAATACCAGCAGTATGGGTTTCAATGGATGAAGACACTGGCCCATTACCGCTTCGGCGGCATATTGGCGGATGAGATGGGCTTGGGCAAGACGATTCAGAGCATTGCCTTCGTGCTGTCCGCGCTGCCGGAAATCCGGGAAGCCGGCATGCCGGCGCTCATCGTGTCTCCGGCTTCCCTCATGTACAACTGGCGCAATGAGCTGAACCGGTTCGCGCCCGAGCTTCGCGTCGCCATGGCGGACGGAACCAAGGAAGAGAGAAGCCGCCTGGTCCGCGATGCGTCCCGGAGCGATGTCATCATCACCTCGTACCCGCTGCTGCGCCAGGATATCGGTCAGATGGCGGGAACGATGTTCCATACGCTCATCTTGGACGAGGCACAGGCGTTCAAGAACTATGCGACCCTTACGGCTCAAGCCGTCAAGGCGATTCAGGCCCGGCATCGCTTCGCGCTGACGGGCACTCCCGTGGAGAACCGGCTGGAGGAGCTGTGGTCGATCTGCGACGTTATCTATCCCGGCCTGTTCCCGGGGAGACGGGAATTCAACGAGCTATCGCGGGAGGCCGTAGCGCGGCGGGTGCGCCCCTTCCTGCTGCGCCGCATGAAGTCGGATGTGCTGAAGGAACTGCCGGAGAAGATCGAATCGCTGCAAGCCTCCCAACTGCTGCCGGAGCAGAAGAAGCTCTATGTGGCTTATCTCGCGGAGCTGCGGCAGGAGACGGTGAAGCATCTGAGCACAGGCGGCTTCCGGAAGAACCGGATTAAAATATTGGCGGGCTTGACCCGGCTGCGCCAGATCTGCTGCCATCCCGCCTTGTTCGTCGAAGGCTATGACGGCAGCTCGGCGAAGTTCGAACAATTGCTGGACATGATCGCGGAGTGCCGGAGCACGGGCCGGCGCATGCTTGTCTTCTCCCAATTCACGGAGATGCTCGGCCTGATCGCGCGGGAACTGGGCAAGCAAGGCGTGCCGCACTTCTACCTGGACGGCCAGACGCCTGCCCGCGAACGGGTGGAGCTGTGCGCCCGCTTCAATCGGGGGGAACGGGACCTGTTCCTTCTCTCGCTGAAGGCGGGAGGGACGGGATTGAACCTGACCGGAGCGGATACCATCATTCTGTACGATCTGTGGTGGAATCCGGCAGTCGAGCAGCAAGCGGCCGATCGGGCCCACCGGATAGGGCAGAAGAACGTCGTTCAAGTTATCCGCCTCGTAACGCAAGGCACGATTGAAGAGAAGATGCATGAGCTTCAACAGAAAAAAATGAACTTGATTCAAGAAGTGCTCGAACCGACGCAGGAAGGATTATCCGCTATCACGGAAGAGGAGATCCGGGAGCTGCTTATGATTTGATGCGTCCAAGCAGAGTAAGGGTATATGGCATCCTGACAAGACGAAAAACAAATGATAAGCTGGACCAAATGGATCAAGGAAGGTGGACTATGCTTAATGAAGGCTATTTCGTTGGCTGGGGCACGTTGGCTCTGATTAACGCCGGATTGGCACAGGGGAAGAACCGGAGCGGCTTGAACTGGTTCTTGCTGTCTTTGCTGCTTGGCCCGATCGCTACCTTATGTATCGTGCTGTCGGATAAAAAGTAAGCATGATTCATCCGGGCCGCAGAGGGAAGGCGTATTCATCCGTTGAGATCACATTTGCTATTGAATTCCAGATGGAACCTGCGATACAATAAAATGACATAGGAATGAAAGGGTGAGCAGAAGCCAATGATCTGCTAGTCCTATCCTCCGCAGAAGGAAGAATGCGAAATGCTATGGATAGGATTGGTCTGGGCTTTTGCCTCCATACGGGACGAGAACGGCTCTGCTCAGGAAGCGGAGCTTCTCTGTGCGCATGCATGGCAACCTCCTATCCATGATCGGATAAGGAGGTTTTTTTATGAGGACCTCCCTTTCCGGCGCATGTTCAAATCGAGTCCCTGAAAGGATGATATGAGTATGGCAGGACCGAACCCGCAACACAAGTATCCGATCCCCGGAAATAAAAATGTGCAGTTCATCCGCAACATCATTACGATGCCCAACATCGCCGCAGGGGAATAGTCGTACTATGATGCCAGGAACGGAGAATCGTTCGAGGAGCAGGTGTTGTACCAATATGAAGCGGTCGGGACCAAGCTGATCATCGGAAAATTTTGCTCCATCGCCGCGGAGGCGGTAGTCGTCCGGGATGTGGAGCCCTATACGATAGCGGGCGGCAATCCTGCCCGGCATCAAGCAAGGACATCGGGAAGGGCCTATTACGTCGGCGCCGGTGCCCTTATTTTCGGGAACTGGTACGACATTTTATGTCGTACCGCCCGTTCTATAATGGGGGTGCATCACCAATAATAACAGGATAAATGAAATGAGGTTGCATCAAAGATGGCAAAAACAAAGCGCGGCAAAGCGTTATGGAAGCTGCCTTCCCGGGGCCGGGGCACGTGCCCGATGTGCAGCAGCACGCGCATCAAGCTTCTCTACTCCGTGACAAATACGGCCGGCAGTACATATCAAGTGTGCAAGTACTGCCGGAATGCGCCGCAGTCCAAGATTGATATGATTTCCGGCCAACCCGGCGTGTCATAGCGTACGGAGCAGGACACCCGCTTCCTCGGACTTAGGAAGCGGGTGTTGTCATGAAGCGCAGGGTTGCGCCAGGCTGAGCGAGAATGTTGTAATGAAGAAGCCGGGCTCAAGCCGCGGCAGCGGACGGAAGGAAGGGGCGGAGAATATGAGCAATATGCACCGGATTCAATGGTTCGATCAGCAGATCAGGGCAGGGCTCTACCCGAACAGCAGCAGGCTGGCGGAGCGGTTCGAAATCTCGAGGCGGCAGGCGCAGCGGGATATCGAGTATCTGGAAGTCTCGCTCCGCGCTCCGCTGCTGTATGTGGCCAAGCACCGGGGCTATGTTTATGAGGATAAGGCGTATATGCTGCCGCTGCTGTACATTACGGAAGAAGAACAGGACGTGTTGAGATTCCTGGCTCATCGGTACCGTCAATATAACTATGAGAACGCGGCTGTCGTGCAGCGCATTGCCCATGTGCTGGAGCGCTTCGCCGGGCCGCCGGAGGAGGTTGGGGAGCATCGCCTGCCGATCTTCTCCGCTCATCCGCAGCGGATGCAGCATTGGCAGCTGCTGTCCCATGCGATCCGGGAGCGGCGCATTGTTCAGATCCGCTACCGCGAAGGCGGCCAAGAAGCGGAATTGCCGATCCGGCCGCTTCATTTTACTTCAAATTATAATTCGGACTATATTACGGCTTATTGCGAACGGTCATGCAGAAAGCGCGCCTTCCGGCTGGACGGCATTCTCCATATGCAGGTGACGGCAGAGAGATTCGATCTGGACGCGATAGAACGCACGGAGTGGGAAGACGCGCCGATACCCCAGAGAAAGCCCTATCTGGCCCGCATCGAGACGGGACGTCCGCTGGATGGGGAGTCGTGGCACGGTTACCCGATTCGCCCCGTGCATGATTGTATTTACGAAATCGAGTTCTATGACCCGGACTCCTTCATGCAGCATCTGCTCGTGGCGGAGTGGGAGCGGCTGCTGTCCCCGAAATGGCTGCAGGCGAAGCTGCGGGATCGATGCGGGCGCATCGCTGCCCGGTTGGAGGAACAAGGGCAGTAAGCTGTGGAAAGGGAAGGAAGCCGATGCATCGGCAAGGGAGGGACACGGTGTCAAGTATCTATTTGGAGCAAATTCGGATGAAGCGGGAATCGAAGTCGTTCACTGACAGCTTGTATGCGATTTTGACGGCGGCCAACGGGTTCGCCGGCCCGAAATATTTGCTCTCCGGACTCAGCGGGATGGCGTTCAAGTTCTCTGTCCATGAGAAGCTGCTGCCCCTGTCGGTTACGGCCTATGGGCAGTGGGGGAGCGAGCATTATCCGGCGATAGACAACCTGGGTGTTTTTACGATAAGTGATGGAGGCAGAACGAGGCATCCTTCGTTCCGCTATTACCAGCAGGATGCCGTACAATGGGTGAAGGAGAGTCTGGATCAGGGGCGGGGCGTCATCTATTGGATCCCGGAATTCGGCGTCATCCACGGCTATGACGATGAAGATCGGGTCTTCTACATACAGGACGGTTGGTCAGAGGACAGTCAAATCCTGCTCTATGACAACTTCGGATTGAACGTCACCCCGTTCTGGCACTGTGAGGTGGTGGGAGAGCAGGTGGCGGTGGACCGCTCGAAGCAGGTGCTGGAATCGCTGCGGCTAGCCGTCCAGGAGTGGGAGACCCCATACAAGACGCTGCCGTCCACCGAGATTGGTTCCGGCGAGCTGGCTTATGATTTTCTCATTCGCGGCTTGGGGCACGGGGATTATGACGAATACGGCGCCGTCTATATTATCGACTCGTATATTCAATCCCGGCGCGAGATACGCTCCTACCTGCATGACGAAGGCGGGAGCTTGCCCGGCTTGGGCGAGGCCGTTCCCATCTATGACCGGCTCATCTCTGTTCTGGCGGATGCGTCGGAATGCATCGCCGTGCAGGGCGGAGCTAGACGAGTCGAGCGGAAGCGGCTTGCGTCCCTGCAGCATGCGATCGCCGCAGCGAAGAAGCTGGACGGGGAAGCGATTGAGCTGTTCCGCGAACTGTCGGGACAATATCCGGATCCGAAAAGGGAGACGATCCCGCGATGGGGATTCCATATCCCAAGATGAAGGAGGGGGAGGAAGGATGGCTTCGATAAGGCTGAACCGCTTGCGGCCGTCTGGCGCGTCGGGTTCCTACATAGAGGCGATGCATGCGATATTGGCTCATGCCGGATGGATTGACTGTTCTCCGTCGACGCTTGCCGGGATGACGGCGTCCTGCTTCCGCTTCACGGTCAATCGAAGGCTGACGAAGGAGTCGGCGACGGCGTACAATTGGATGGCGGAGCATTTTGTCGCCGGGGAGTTCATCGGTGTAACGACAAGCCAGCATGCCGGCTTTTCCTTCCAGGCTACGTTTCCGCTCTACCAGAAGAGAGCCGTGTCGCTGCTGGCCTCTTCGATTGATAAAGGGAGGGGAGGCGTGTTCTGGAAGGATCGCTTCGTGATCGCGACCGGATATGATGACGCGCGCAGGCTGCTGTATTATGCGGATGGAAGCGGCAGGGAGGAGAACGTGATGTCTTATGACGAGTTCGGGCGAAATGAGTCGCCCTACTGGTATGTGCAGGTTTTTGAAAGCCAAGTCGCCGCCGATCCGGTTGACGTCTATAAAGAATCGCTGATTCAGGCGGTATTTAAGTGGGAGGCGCATGATCCGATGCTCCCGGAACCGGACTATGCCTGCGGCTGCCGCGCATATGACGCTATCATGGCCGCGCTGCAGAGCGGGGACTATTCTCCGGCGGAGGCTTGGAGCGTCTTGCGTGCCTATGCCGGATACAAACGGGATATTGCGCAGTATATGAACGAACTGCAACACGTGCTGCCGGATTCGGGCAGAATCGCCGCGCATTATTCGGAGGTGTCCCGAATATGGAATGATATTATCGGTGCGGGACAGGGAGCTCTTGGCGGGCAGATACCGTTATTCGCACAAGCTAAGCAGGCGGAGGAGAATGCAATTGAAGCGATTCGCGGCTTGATGAAGGAGACGATCGAGAACCGGTTCCATGATACGGGATTGCGTTAATGTAATGGTTGCAATTGGTGCGCGATGTGGTATCTTGTAATTAGTTACCAATCCTGGGTTCGCGATAGGG includes these proteins:
- a CDS encoding response regulator transcription factor translates to MCKTILIADDEPEIVELLRVFLERDRFRVLEAADGREAWELMRAHPVDLAILDIMMPYIDGFELIGKIRAEYNIPVIVLSAKNREIDKVKGLSLGADDFISKPFSPIEAMARIHAHIRRSYELNDALAHRGTAQTVLGPLALDHNECVLYKRGDEIPLGPLEYKLLKLFMESPGRIFTKKQLFESVWGEVYMEDDNAVMVQISRLRDKIEDQPRSPEYIVTIKGLGYKLNKKEFIQ
- a CDS encoding histidine kinase dimerization/phospho-acceptor domain-containing protein; amino-acid sequence: MRKNKIYNALIRNYTIFSLILGIIFCCVYLYLYVQSNDIKSDTVQKVQAGVLARPDYTAIESDEVESFGGWIEVLDENLKVVYTKGTVHGEARQYTEKQLIELMYDDASSSEPVYRSLAPFTTGEGKPYHLLVQIPEKYLTQKIAFVHATPKQREQFIRLIAQGLCIFLAVFVVNVWLYSRWTARKITNPLIAIADGIRHVTDSRYEKRIELKAYDELMRIQADFNRMAARLERTERDKRQLEESRQRMLLDISHDLKTPITTIQGYAEALRFGIVEDKDSQRKYLQWIHDKSLLLGELVQTFFELAKLESPDYPMKEQRGDLAECVRTLAAQLYDSSSRSSSRSTWIFPSARWNACMMRRCCIGRSPIF
- a CDS encoding sensor histidine kinase, whose product is MYDATLLYRALSNILMNALRHNPPGTTVRIALREEANQAVILIEDNGVGIPEPLQDHIFEPFTRGDRARRSDGGAGLGLSIAKQIIDKHGGAIHLDRFEGWTRFWITMPAT
- a CDS encoding helix-turn-helix transcriptional regulator; the protein is MKKPGSSRGSGRKEGAENMSNMHRIQWFDQQIRAGLYPNSSRLAERFEISRRQAQRDIEYLEVSLRAPLLYVAKHRGYVYEDKAYMLPLLYITEEEQDVLRFLAHRYRQYNYENAAVVQRIAHVLERFAGPPEEVGEHRLPIFSAHPQRMQHWQLLSHAIRERRIVQIRYREGGQEAELPIRPLHFTSNYNSDYITAYCERSCRKRAFRLDGILHMQVTAERFDLDAIERTEWEDAPIPQRKPYLARIETGRPLDGESWHGYPIRPVHDCIYEIEFYDPDSFMQHLLVAEWERLLSPKWLQAKLRDRCGRIAARLEEQGQ
- a CDS encoding BtrH N-terminal domain-containing protein yields the protein MSSIYLEQIRMKRESKSFTDSLYAILTAANGFAGPKYLLSGLSGMAFKFSVHEKLLPLSVTAYGQWGSEHYPAIDNLGVFTISDGGRTRHPSFRYYQQDAVQWVKESLDQGRGVIYWIPEFGVIHGYDDEDRVFYIQDGWSEDSQILLYDNFGLNVTPFWHCEVVGEQVAVDRSKQVLESLRLAVQEWETPYKTLPSTEIGSGELAYDFLIRGLGHGDYDEYGAVYIIDSYIQSRREIRSYLHDEGGSLPGLGEAVPIYDRLISVLADASECIAVQGGARRVERKRLASLQHAIAAAKKLDGEAIELFRELSGQYPDPKRETIPRWGFHIPR